The sequence AGGTGGCCAGGCCATGCAGAATGGGGCGCTCGAAACCAGCCTTACGTGCGACTTCCGGGTCGGCGTGCAGCGGGTTCCAGTCGCCGTTGAGCCGATAGAGCAGTGCCATGCTTGGCAAGCTAGGCAGGTCCACCCAATGGTCGGCCGGGCGCTCCGGTACAGACGGGGGTGGCGCTACGCTCCGTTGCGGGCCGCCAAAGCCGCCGTCACCACGGGCAAGCATGGTCTGGGTGATGGTGCACAGGAGATCGCCGCTGGATCGCTCGAGGATGCGCCGCTCATAGGTAATCAGCGCGCCCTTGTCGGCGCCCTTGTCGATGATGTCCACCACTCGCGACTTTCCTATCACTTGCGCTTCGGCCGGCAGGGGCTTGTGCAATGTCAGGCCCTGTTCGGCGTGGACGATGCGTACCCAGTCCAGTCCGGTGTTCATGGTCCTGGGCCAGTAGCCGGGGTGAGCAAGGACCACGCCCATGGTGGGCACGGCGTGCAGCTCGGCCTCATAGACCAGGGGCAGCTGCCTGGCGTCCAGCGGGTCGCTGGCATAACCCAGGCTCAAGGCATAAAGGATGCTGTCCTTGTGGGTATAGGTCTGTTGGGTGTCCGGGATCTGCAGGTCGAGGAGCTTTTCGTAGTCGATGGCCATCTTGGGTCTTCCTGTGGTCTTCAAGG is a genomic window of Pseudomonas resinovorans NBRC 106553 containing:
- a CDS encoding MaoC/PaaZ C-terminal domain-containing protein, whose translation is MAIDYEKLLDLQIPDTQQTYTHKDSILYALSLGYASDPLDARQLPLVYEAELHAVPTMGVVLAHPGYWPRTMNTGLDWVRIVHAEQGLTLHKPLPAEAQVIGKSRVVDIIDKGADKGALITYERRILERSSGDLLCTITQTMLARGDGGFGGPQRSVAPPPSVPERPADHWVDLPSLPSMALLYRLNGDWNPLHADPEVARKAGFERPILHGLATWGIAGRAIMQAVCDFDGSRIASIFGRFTAPAYPGETFRTEIWVDGSTLAFRVRAVERDVIVINNGRVELRA